From a single Mucilaginibacter terrenus genomic region:
- the porN gene encoding type IX secretion system ring subunit PorN/GldN, whose translation MKTKALVIALCLLTTVGFAQQRKKARRTTPKRSVTSTSQTKVQGAGSAGSTALQPSVMDTTRKAGALGAKPFDRPLDGYYKKGNILSARVTPYANLRESDVAFAKRVWREIDTREKMNQYLSSPKQRLIDVLLTAIDAGELTAYDASVTTKDDPNGDAFSTPLTAGQARSKMADSSVVDTFDANGDKTGSKVVAGDFQADSVVKFRLKEDWVFDRQRSIFEPRIIGIAPMVKVKTAAVGVNTDYQPAFWIYFPEARQVLATKEAVSRNNDATGLSFDDVFAKRIFTSYIVKQSNDKDERIKDYAQGIDKLYESERIKKSLMDWELNLWQY comes from the coding sequence ATGAAGACAAAAGCTTTAGTAATTGCACTTTGCCTGCTTACCACCGTAGGCTTTGCACAGCAAAGGAAAAAAGCGCGCAGAACCACACCTAAGCGCAGTGTTACAAGCACAAGCCAAACGAAAGTACAAGGTGCTGGTAGCGCCGGAAGCACGGCGCTGCAACCTTCAGTAATGGACACTACCAGGAAAGCGGGAGCGCTAGGTGCGAAACCTTTTGATCGCCCGTTAGATGGCTATTATAAAAAAGGAAACATCTTAAGCGCGCGCGTTACTCCCTACGCTAACCTTCGTGAAAGTGATGTGGCTTTTGCTAAACGTGTTTGGAGAGAGATTGACACCCGCGAAAAAATGAACCAGTATTTGTCATCTCCCAAGCAAAGATTGATTGATGTTTTATTAACAGCGATCGACGCAGGAGAACTAACTGCATATGATGCGAGTGTAACTACGAAGGATGATCCCAACGGCGATGCGTTTTCAACGCCGCTTACTGCGGGCCAGGCACGTAGCAAAATGGCTGACAGTAGCGTTGTGGATACCTTTGATGCTAATGGCGACAAAACCGGCTCAAAAGTGGTGGCCGGCGATTTTCAGGCAGATAGTGTTGTTAAGTTCCGCCTTAAGGAAGACTGGGTTTTTGATCGCCAGCGTTCCATTTTCGAGCCACGGATTATAGGCATAGCTCCAATGGTTAAAGTAAAAACGGCTGCAGTGGGTGTTAACACCGATTATCAGCCGGCATTTTGGATATACTTCCCTGAAGCTCGGCAGGTATTAGCTACGAAGGAAGCCGTAAGCCGCAACAACGATGCTACCGGCTTAAGCTTTGACGATGTATTTGCTAAACGTATTTTCACTAGCTACATAGTTAAACAGTCCAACGATAAAGACGAGCGTATAAAAGATTACGCACAGGGTATTGATAAGTTATACGAATCTGAAAGGATCAAAAAGAGCCTGATGGATTGGGAACTTAACTTATGGCAATACTAG